In the Hydrotalea sp. genome, one interval contains:
- a CDS encoding YcgN family cysteine cluster protein, with the protein MNTQKKFWQTKTLREMSQREWESLCDGCGQCCLHKLDDGADMIFSNISCHMLDGQTCQCKNYKERKKFVPDCVQLTPRKVKTIDWLPETCAYRLVDEGKDLPDWHHLVCGDKNKVHEAGISARGRIVSEHDIKENILTAMERPEHQLKTARKKEKHLIRDILTKTHKTTARYFGND; encoded by the coding sequence ATGAACACACAAAAAAAATTCTGGCAAACAAAAACCTTGCGCGAGATGAGCCAGCGCGAATGGGAATCGCTGTGCGATGGTTGCGGGCAATGTTGTTTGCATAAACTTGACGATGGCGCCGATATGATATTCAGCAATATATCCTGCCACATGCTGGACGGCCAAACCTGCCAATGCAAAAATTATAAGGAACGAAAAAAATTCGTGCCCGATTGCGTGCAATTAACGCCGCGCAAGGTTAAGACCATCGATTGGTTACCCGAAACCTGCGCCTATCGGTTGGTCGATGAAGGCAAGGATTTGCCCGATTGGCATCATTTGGTGTGCGGCGATAAAAACAAAGTGCATGAGGCGGGAATTTCCGCCCGCGGCAGAATTGTCAGCGAGCATGATATCAAGGAAAATATCCTGACCGCGATGGAACGCCCCGAGCACCAATTAAAAACGGCGCGCAAAAAAGAAAAACACCTTATACGCGATATTCTCACCAAGACCCACAAGACCACCGCCCGTTATTTTGGCAACGATTGA